From a region of the Candidatus Dormiibacterota bacterium genome:
- a CDS encoding GTP-binding protein — protein MGKEKFQRTKPHVNVGTIGHVDHGKTTLTSAITMVLNKKFPKI, from the coding sequence ATGGGCAAGGAGAAGTTTCAGCGAACGAAGCCGCACGTGAACGTGGGGACGATCGGACACGTCGATCACGGGAAGACGACGCTGACGTCGGCGATCACGATGGTGCTGAACAAGAAGTTCCCGAAGATC